A window of the Vigna angularis cultivar LongXiaoDou No.4 chromosome 3, ASM1680809v1, whole genome shotgun sequence genome harbors these coding sequences:
- the LOC108325360 gene encoding squamosa promoter-binding-like protein 9 isoform X2 gives MSFSGSVSKAAVPSSSSSPNSSTESLDGLKFGQKIYFEDVSVGAAATTQGAKTSGGVSSSSSSSSKKGRGGSVQPAQPPRCQVQGCNADLSGAKAYYSRHKVCAMHSKSPTVIVAGLEQRFCQQCSRFHLLSEFDQGKRSCRRRLAGHNERRRKPPPSSMLTSRNGRLSSSIFDNNGRAGGFLMEFASYPKLTLRNTLPTPRSAEPLPGNHAATWQTGSDTPSEFFMHGSGSGGTSFLGSKHPFVESYTGVTDSNCALSLLSNQTWGSRITQPSVELNNNNNNNNNLLNFNGTSITQFTAASSQVAAIHQLPNATSWYLKALDSPEGVPDLGLGQISPSLHSHLDGELDLPHQGRRHYMDLGDSRACESPQWSL, from the exons ATGAGTTTTTCTGGTTCAGTGAGCAAAGCAGCAgtaccctcttcctcctcatcacCCAACTCTTCCACTGAGTCGCTTGATGGGTTGAAATTTGGCCAGAAAATCTACTTTGAGGATGTGAGTGTTGGAGCTGCTGCAACCACTCAAGGGGCCAAAACAAGTGGTGgggtttcttcttcttcttcttcttcttcaaagaaGGGAAGGGGTGGTTCAGTGCAACCGGCTCAGCCTCCTAGATGTCAGGTTCAGGGCTGCAATGCAGATCTGAGTGGAGCTAAGGCTTACTATTCTAGGCACAAGGTTTGTGCCATGCACTCCAAGTCTCCAACGGTCATTGTGGCTGGTCTGGAACAGAGGTTTTGCCAACAGTGTAGCAG GTTTCATCTGCTCTCTGAATTTGATCAAGGAAAGCGAAGCTGCCGCCGGCGACTTGCCGGCCATAATGAGCGCCGGCGAAAGCCTCCACCCAGCTCCATGTTAACATCTCGCAATGGCAGGCTTTCGTCCTCTATTTTTG ATAACAATGGTAGAGCTGGTGGCTTTCTCATGGAATTTGCTTCATATCCAAAGCTTACATTGAGAAACACCTTGCCAACTCCAAGATCAGCCGAGCCACTACCCGGAAACCATGCTGCAACCTGGCAGACCGGCTCAGACACACCATCTGAATTTTTCATGCATGGATCAGGGAGTGGTGGAACAAGCTTCCTTGGTTCCAAACATCCTTTTGTGGAAAGCTACACCGGAGTCACTGACTCAAACTGTGCTCTCTCTCTTCTGTCAAATCAAACATGGGGTTCCAGAATCACACAACCAAGTGTTGAACtgaacaacaataataacaacaacaataacttGTTGAATTTCAATGGAACATCCATAACACAATTCACTGCTGCTTCCTCACAGGTTGCAGCCATCCATCAACTTCCAAATGCCACCTCATGGTACCTGAAGGCCCTTGACTCGCCGGAGGGTGTTCCTGATCTCGGCCTAGGCCAAATCTCGCCATCTCTTCATAGCCATCTTGATGGTGAGCTGGATCTGCCACATCAGGGTAGGAGGCATTACATGGATCTTGGGGATTCCAGGGCTTGTGAGTCTCCTCAGTGGTCACTTTAA
- the LOC108325360 gene encoding squamosa promoter-binding-like protein 9 isoform X1, translating to MSFSGSVSKAAVPSSSSSPNSSTESLDGLKFGQKIYFEDVSVGAAATTQGAKTSGGVSSSSSSSSKKGRGGSVQPAQPPRCQVQGCNADLSGAKAYYSRHKVCAMHSKSPTVIVAGLEQRFCQQCSRFHLLSEFDQGKRSCRRRLAGHNERRRKPPPSSMLTSRNGRLSSSIFADNNGRAGGFLMEFASYPKLTLRNTLPTPRSAEPLPGNHAATWQTGSDTPSEFFMHGSGSGGTSFLGSKHPFVESYTGVTDSNCALSLLSNQTWGSRITQPSVELNNNNNNNNNLLNFNGTSITQFTAASSQVAAIHQLPNATSWYLKALDSPEGVPDLGLGQISPSLHSHLDGELDLPHQGRRHYMDLGDSRACESPQWSL from the exons ATGAGTTTTTCTGGTTCAGTGAGCAAAGCAGCAgtaccctcttcctcctcatcacCCAACTCTTCCACTGAGTCGCTTGATGGGTTGAAATTTGGCCAGAAAATCTACTTTGAGGATGTGAGTGTTGGAGCTGCTGCAACCACTCAAGGGGCCAAAACAAGTGGTGgggtttcttcttcttcttcttcttcttcaaagaaGGGAAGGGGTGGTTCAGTGCAACCGGCTCAGCCTCCTAGATGTCAGGTTCAGGGCTGCAATGCAGATCTGAGTGGAGCTAAGGCTTACTATTCTAGGCACAAGGTTTGTGCCATGCACTCCAAGTCTCCAACGGTCATTGTGGCTGGTCTGGAACAGAGGTTTTGCCAACAGTGTAGCAG GTTTCATCTGCTCTCTGAATTTGATCAAGGAAAGCGAAGCTGCCGCCGGCGACTTGCCGGCCATAATGAGCGCCGGCGAAAGCCTCCACCCAGCTCCATGTTAACATCTCGCAATGGCAGGCTTTCGTCCTCTATTTTTG CAGATAACAATGGTAGAGCTGGTGGCTTTCTCATGGAATTTGCTTCATATCCAAAGCTTACATTGAGAAACACCTTGCCAACTCCAAGATCAGCCGAGCCACTACCCGGAAACCATGCTGCAACCTGGCAGACCGGCTCAGACACACCATCTGAATTTTTCATGCATGGATCAGGGAGTGGTGGAACAAGCTTCCTTGGTTCCAAACATCCTTTTGTGGAAAGCTACACCGGAGTCACTGACTCAAACTGTGCTCTCTCTCTTCTGTCAAATCAAACATGGGGTTCCAGAATCACACAACCAAGTGTTGAACtgaacaacaataataacaacaacaataacttGTTGAATTTCAATGGAACATCCATAACACAATTCACTGCTGCTTCCTCACAGGTTGCAGCCATCCATCAACTTCCAAATGCCACCTCATGGTACCTGAAGGCCCTTGACTCGCCGGAGGGTGTTCCTGATCTCGGCCTAGGCCAAATCTCGCCATCTCTTCATAGCCATCTTGATGGTGAGCTGGATCTGCCACATCAGGGTAGGAGGCATTACATGGATCTTGGGGATTCCAGGGCTTGTGAGTCTCCTCAGTGGTCACTTTAA
- the LOC108324413 gene encoding myb family transcription factor PHL5 translates to MYHSPQELNGVHNSVANVGGAENNSFNFQHHEQHLFDVPVSCLNFDSQNFLCQSSGDHSPPLFGSVVDSFLFSDEDTFCETYNVYEHFRNEKNNILEGGASAPVNGVEVVSATSGNSASSMVPTRKKGIKWTKDLHQQFVAAVNNLGGAQKATPKAVLKMMNSKSLTIFHVKSHLQKYRSTMYVKNTSREGHEESHGRDMVTELQQKICMQIEESRKLQLEIGRGIQEQLELQRNLQMLVQEQKKQVNDANKAN, encoded by the exons ATGTATCATTCTCCGCAGGAGTTGAACGGAGTTCATAACAGTGTGGCCAACGTTGGAGGCGCAGAAAACAACAGCTTCAACTTCCAACATCATGAGCAACATCTGTTTGATGTCCCCGTTTCATGTTTGAACTTCGATTCGCAAAATTTTCTGTGCCAGTCTTCTGGAGACCACTCGCCTCCACTGTTCGGAAGTGTTGTTGATTCCTTCTTATTCAGCGATGAAGACACGTTCTGTGAAACGTATAATGTTTACGAGCATTTCAGAAACGAGAAAAATAACATCTTGGAGGGTGGTGCTTCTGCCCCAGTTAATGGG GTTGAGGTTGTTTCTGCCACTTCTGGAAACTCAGCTTCTAGCATGGTTCCAACGAggaaaaaaggaataaaatggACCAAAGATTTGCATCAACAGTTCGTAGCAGCTGTTAACAATCTTGGTGGTGCTCAAA AAGCAACGCCCAAGGCAGTGCTAAAGATGATGAATTCAAAGTCCCTGAcaatttttcatgttaaaagCCACTTGCAG AAATATCGATCCACTATGTACGTGAAGAACACTTCCAGAG AAGGGCACGAAGAAAGTCATGGCAGAGACATGGTGACTGAACTTCAGCAGAAAAT ATGTATGCAAATTGAGGAGTCAAGAAAACTGCAACTTGAGATTGGGAGGGGTATTCAAGAACAATTAGAG CTGCAACGAAATCTGCAAATGCTAGTCcaagaacaaaagaaacagGTCAACGATGCAAACAAAGCAAATTGA